The Burkholderia ambifaria AMMD genome has a segment encoding these proteins:
- a CDS encoding acyltransferase family protein, with the protein MSTGPRNARIDMLRGVSILLVLLHHFNIPYSLRDTSIAHMFGWDAVHAVVRNGNYGVTMFFVISGYLITSNARRRWGSLGAIDVRTFYISRIARIVPCLLLLLAFVNALAAAGVPIFANHAPQGVAVSFWLVNLASLTFWMNVLIGAYGWVNYALGVLWSLSVEEVFYLSFPLLCIALRRDARLFAFWLAIAAIGPVYRFTHADDEAGFLYAYFACFDGIAIGCCTALLAGRAGWQRLAAAPVQWLTAIVMTVLYLAWPIAQSHVLGVSAMALGTAVLLIGAQAHGEQAQARVLAPLRWSGRLSYELYLFHLIALGALRTVWPPSAMHGDDKLGLLVAYLVLSAALSAVIARGYATPLDRFIRQAASRPAARMPDAAT; encoded by the coding sequence ATGAGTACCGGCCCGCGCAATGCGCGGATCGACATGCTGCGCGGCGTGTCGATCCTGCTCGTCCTGCTGCATCACTTCAACATTCCGTATTCGCTGCGCGACACGTCCATCGCGCACATGTTCGGCTGGGATGCCGTGCATGCGGTGGTCCGCAACGGCAACTACGGCGTGACGATGTTCTTCGTGATCTCCGGCTATCTGATCACGTCGAATGCACGCCGTCGCTGGGGCAGCCTCGGCGCGATAGACGTGCGCACGTTCTACATCTCGCGGATCGCGCGCATCGTCCCGTGCCTGCTCCTGCTGCTTGCGTTCGTCAACGCACTGGCGGCAGCCGGCGTGCCGATCTTCGCGAACCACGCGCCGCAGGGTGTCGCCGTGTCGTTCTGGCTCGTGAATCTCGCGTCGCTGACGTTCTGGATGAACGTGCTGATCGGCGCATACGGATGGGTCAACTATGCGCTCGGCGTGCTGTGGTCGCTGTCGGTGGAGGAGGTGTTCTACCTGTCGTTTCCGCTGCTGTGCATCGCGCTGCGCCGCGACGCGCGCCTGTTCGCGTTCTGGCTGGCGATTGCCGCGATCGGCCCCGTGTACCGCTTCACGCATGCGGACGACGAAGCCGGATTTCTGTATGCGTATTTCGCGTGCTTCGACGGCATCGCGATCGGCTGCTGCACCGCGTTGCTGGCCGGGCGCGCGGGCTGGCAGCGGCTCGCGGCCGCGCCGGTGCAATGGTTGACGGCGATCGTCATGACCGTGCTCTATCTCGCATGGCCGATTGCGCAAAGCCATGTGCTCGGCGTATCCGCGATGGCGCTCGGCACCGCCGTGCTGCTGATCGGCGCGCAGGCGCACGGCGAGCAAGCGCAGGCTCGCGTGCTCGCGCCGCTGCGCTGGAGCGGCCGGCTCAGCTACGAGCTGTACCTGTTCCACCTGATCGCGCTCGGCGCGCTGCGCACGGTGTGGCCGCCGTCCGCCATGCACGGCGACGACAAGCTCGGGTTGCTCGTCGCCTATCTGGTGTTGTCGGCTGCATTGAGCGCGGTCATCGCGCGCGGTTACGCGACGCCGCTCGACCGCTTCATTCGGCAGGCCGCGTCGCGACCTGCGGCACGCATGCCGGACGCTGCGACATGA